From Chryseobacterium sp. IHB B 17019, one genomic window encodes:
- a CDS encoding 3-phosphoshikimate 1-carboxyvinyltransferase, with product MKLEKSKLIGDKTVQISGSKSISNRLLILESLFKNIKIGNLSNSQDTQLLKKALEQNTDIVDIHHAGTAMRFLTSYYSIMEGKTTILTGSKRMKERPIKNLVTALQNLGVEIEYLENEGFPPLKITGRKITQAKVDVPANISSQFITSLLLIAGKLENGLEINLVGEVTSRSYIEMTLDILTKFGIKNSFTGNTIKVESFINNHSSIINYEVESDWSSASYFYSIAALGRETIHLKSFYKESTQGDSAIAKIYEEFFGIKTIFAENEHKITLQANSNFQFPEKIVLDMNNCPDIAQTLCVTASALKIPFEISGLGTLRVKETDRLLALYNELKKIGTETEITDLSIKSISFSEPEENISIKTYQDHRMAMSFAPFCLIAALNIEDEDVVEKSYPMFWEDLNTILTKN from the coding sequence ATGAAGTTAGAAAAATCAAAATTAATCGGGGATAAAACAGTACAGATCAGCGGTTCGAAAAGTATTTCGAATCGTTTGTTGATTTTAGAAAGTCTGTTTAAAAACATAAAAATCGGAAATCTTTCCAATTCGCAGGATACACAATTGCTGAAAAAAGCATTGGAACAAAATACAGATATTGTTGATATTCACCACGCAGGGACGGCAATGCGTTTCCTGACTTCTTATTATTCAATAATGGAAGGTAAAACTACCATTCTTACCGGCTCAAAAAGAATGAAAGAAAGACCGATCAAAAATCTGGTCACTGCTTTACAAAATCTTGGAGTTGAAATTGAATATCTTGAAAATGAAGGCTTTCCACCATTGAAAATCACAGGAAGAAAAATCACCCAGGCTAAAGTAGATGTTCCGGCAAATATTTCGAGCCAGTTTATCACTTCTCTCCTATTGATCGCGGGAAAACTGGAAAATGGCCTAGAAATAAATCTTGTTGGCGAAGTGACTTCAAGGTCTTACATTGAAATGACGCTGGATATTTTAACCAAATTCGGAATTAAAAATAGCTTCACTGGAAATACAATCAAAGTTGAATCATTTATCAATAATCATTCATCAATTATAAATTATGAGGTGGAAAGTGACTGGAGTTCAGCATCATATTTCTATTCTATCGCAGCATTAGGAAGAGAAACAATTCACCTGAAAAGCTTCTACAAAGAATCAACACAAGGGGATTCTGCGATTGCAAAAATCTATGAAGAGTTTTTTGGAATTAAAACCATTTTTGCAGAAAACGAGCATAAAATTACCCTTCAGGCAAATTCCAATTTCCAGTTTCCTGAAAAGATTGTTTTGGATATGAACAATTGCCCGGATATTGCCCAAACACTTTGTGTGACAGCTTCGGCGTTGAAAATTCCTTTTGAAATTTCAGGCTTGGGAACTTTAAGAGTGAAAGAAACCGACAGGTTGCTGGCTTTATATAATGAATTAAAAAAAATCGGGACAGAAACTGAAATTACAGATTTAAGTATAAAATCAATCAGTTTTAGCGAACCAGAAGAGAATATTTCTATAAAAACCTATCAGGATCACAGAATGGCCATGAGTTTTGCTCCGTTTTGCCTGATTGCAGCATTAAATATTGAAGACGAAGATGTTGTAGAAAAATCTTATCCTATGTTTTGGGAAGATTTAAATACTATTTTAACTAAAAACTAA
- a CDS encoding nucleotide pyrophosphohydrolase: MEITNLQQQVDEWIKTIGVRYFNELTNMAMLTEEVGEVARIIARRYGEQSEKESDKNKDLGEELADVLFVTLCLANQTGVNLQEAFDRKMKIKTDRDKDRHQNNEKLK; this comes from the coding sequence ATGGAAATTACCAATCTGCAGCAGCAAGTCGATGAATGGATAAAAACAATTGGCGTCCGTTATTTCAACGAGCTTACCAATATGGCCATGCTGACGGAAGAAGTCGGGGAAGTGGCGAGAATCATCGCAAGAAGATATGGCGAACAAAGCGAGAAGGAAAGCGACAAAAATAAAGATTTGGGTGAAGAGCTGGCGGATGTTTTGTTTGTAACGTTGTGTCTGGCCAATCAAACCGGAGTAAATCTGCAGGAAGCTTTCGACAGAAAAATGAAGATAAAGACTGATCGCGATAAAGACCGTCATCAGAATAATGAGAAATTAAAATAA
- a CDS encoding RNA polymerase sigma factor has protein sequence MTQDTFKNTVFILKNEMYRFAKRFVMSSDEAEDVVQDLMIKFWQKKDELEKFGNLKSYALKAVRNECLNRLKHHEVKRGFADMQLHRSELYSMDVNNLKEYIISFINELPEKQKTVIHLKDVEEYEVSEIAEMLEMEENAVRVNLMRARQKVKEQISQLMDYEQRQISE, from the coding sequence ATGACCCAAGATACTTTCAAGAATACGGTATTTATTCTCAAAAATGAGATGTATCGCTTTGCGAAAAGGTTTGTCATGAGTAGTGATGAGGCGGAAGATGTGGTGCAGGACTTGATGATAAAATTCTGGCAGAAAAAAGATGAGCTGGAAAAGTTTGGGAACTTAAAATCCTATGCATTGAAAGCCGTCCGGAACGAATGCCTGAACAGACTGAAACACCATGAAGTAAAGCGGGGATTCGCGGATATGCAGCTTCATCGGTCAGAGCTTTACAGCATGGATGTAAACAATTTGAAGGAATATATTATCAGCTTTATTAATGAGCTTCCGGAAAAACAAAAGACAGTGATCCATTTGAAAGACGTAGAAGAATATGAAGTTTCGGAAATCGCCGAAATGTTGGAAATGGAAGAGAATGCAGTAAGAGTAAATCTTATGCGGGCCAGACAAAAAGTAAAAGAACAAATTTCACAATTGATGGATTATGAACAACGACAAATTTCAGAATAA
- a CDS encoding GlmU family protein, with the protein MQLVFSDAQYWEDFLPLTFTRPVAEMRCGILTFSERWQKILENTEISYFTENYLQNKFSNPEEKESLFLVTNFLPTENVIQQIKDLKQGEALVYEDELIAARINMKDFSLNQIEKMTDIKEELTFFKKPTDLFTYNHKAIDFDFELLTKGRISQELSSTNGFLGDKKDLFIEEGAQIEFSTLNTKTGKIYIGKNAEVMEGCNLRGPISLGEDSKFNLGAKIYGSTTVGPHCKVGGEVNNIIIFGYSSKGHDGFLGNSVVGEWCNFGADTNSSNLKNNYGHVKLWNYRTKAFEDTGLQFAGLIMGDHSKTAINTQLNTGTVVGVASNIFKEGFPPNLVENFSWGGFKDDERFKLDKAYEVAERAMARRKVALTDEDKAIFKFIFDTY; encoded by the coding sequence ATGCAATTAGTATTTTCAGATGCACAATATTGGGAAGATTTTCTCCCTCTTACTTTTACAAGACCGGTTGCAGAAATGCGATGCGGAATCCTTACTTTCTCCGAAAGATGGCAGAAAATTTTGGAGAACACGGAAATTTCTTATTTCACGGAAAATTATCTTCAAAATAAATTCAGTAACCCTGAAGAAAAAGAGAGTCTTTTTTTGGTTACTAATTTTTTGCCGACAGAAAATGTAATACAACAAATAAAAGATTTGAAGCAGGGTGAAGCATTGGTTTATGAAGATGAACTGATTGCGGCAAGAATCAATATGAAGGATTTTTCTTTGAACCAGATTGAAAAAATGACGGATATTAAAGAAGAGCTGACTTTCTTTAAAAAACCAACAGATCTTTTTACCTATAATCACAAAGCCATCGATTTTGATTTTGAATTGCTTACAAAAGGCAGAATTTCACAGGAACTTTCTTCAACGAACGGATTTTTAGGAGATAAAAAAGATTTATTTATTGAAGAAGGTGCACAAATTGAGTTCTCCACTTTAAATACCAAAACCGGAAAAATTTATATCGGGAAAAATGCCGAAGTGATGGAGGGTTGTAATCTTCGTGGCCCGATTTCCTTGGGTGAAGATTCTAAGTTTAATTTGGGAGCGAAAATTTATGGTTCAACGACGGTTGGACCGCATTGTAAAGTTGGAGGTGAAGTTAATAACATCATTATTTTCGGATATTCCAGCAAGGGACATGATGGATTTCTAGGGAATTCCGTAGTGGGAGAGTGGTGTAATTTCGGGGCAGATACCAATTCATCAAACTTGAAAAATAATTATGGTCACGTAAAATTATGGAATTACCGCACAAAAGCCTTTGAAGATACAGGCTTACAATTTGCCGGCCTAATCATGGGTGACCATTCTAAAACAGCCATCAATACTCAGTTGAACACAGGAACGGTTGTTGGGGTAGCTTCCAATATTTTTAAAGAAGGCTTTCCTCCGAATCTGGTAGAGAATTTTTCGTGGGGCGGTTTTAAGGATGATGAAAGATTTAAACTGGATAAAGCCTACGAAGTGGCAGAACGGGCAATGGCGAGAAGAAAAGTAGCTTTGACTGATGAGGATAAGGCTATTTTTAAATTTATTTTTGATACGTATTAA
- a CDS encoding DUF4252 domain-containing protein — translation MKTLKNIFLIVCTMFLLQSCVVSERPNMAFFSESGHDFKGAKFVSINVPMLLAKPYIKKALKEDGESEEIINLVRKVSKIKVMTVENGDRQMLKDFVNYLNNNNYEDWATIKHDGDNVNIRVKQKGETIKNMLITVNSDNELVFVDVKGSFTAKDISKMIASATDK, via the coding sequence ATGAAAACTTTAAAAAACATTTTCTTGATCGTTTGTACGATGTTCCTGCTACAGTCGTGCGTAGTTTCGGAAAGACCGAATATGGCTTTCTTTTCAGAATCGGGACACGATTTTAAAGGCGCAAAATTTGTGAGCATCAATGTTCCGATGTTGCTGGCAAAACCTTACATCAAAAAAGCTTTAAAAGAAGACGGTGAAAGTGAAGAGATCATTAACCTCGTAAGAAAAGTTTCAAAAATAAAGGTAATGACCGTAGAAAATGGGGACCGACAAATGCTGAAAGATTTTGTTAATTATTTAAATAACAACAATTACGAAGACTGGGCAACCATAAAGCACGACGGCGATAATGTAAATATCCGCGTAAAACAAAAAGGTGAAACTATTAAAAATATGCTGATCACTGTAAATTCTGATAATGAGTTGGTTTTTGTAGATGTGAAAGGAAGTTTTACGGCTAAAGATATTTCAAAAATGATTGCTTCGGCAACGGATAAATAA
- a CDS encoding SusD/RagB family nutrient-binding outer membrane lipoprotein: MKKYILSFFALAVLSVSCNDFEDINNNPFSVDINKAEPEYFLNNSILGAQQDPNIAERVFVLYWKTAARQHLSTGIAGGSYDDSWTSEYWKYISEWLNNANAAIQVANEKKALGQGKPYYDNIIQVSRIWRAYLMSEFSDNFGPQPIQAFQGTNPTFNSEKEVYYFILDELKDAVDKMDVNQGPPSNSNAYDMVYGFNWSKWVKYANSLRMRIAMRISEIDPAKAKIEFEAAANSNMFISSSTENFAVAEKPGWDALTGVMSREWNSQILSGTLNNMYIGLGGINSTSQLPASQHAAVKANDYLGIKYDQQFTTMTNDPSAGYWLDGLPNKIDPRAYKTFYIPGDLTSPIYSLYPTYTNQATTNFGKLTFADNSQITVNAVNTWNAYTIGNWGVKGQRNGLRNVVGCMPALGKQYRESTNSRIFFASWESYFLIAEAALKGWATPMSDEAAYNKGIQDSFTYNNVSQFFGQYIASTDYNRDGTSVSYNHTTEPGASHVMQYKDPATNNLVSVNINYPVNTIYKNGAFKNDKLTKIITQKYIANTPWLPLESWSDHRRLGLPFFENPAIETPLVNLPNLSSGNYMTNSIKNFPQRLKYPSTFRNTDQTGYDKAVQLLGGEDAVLTPLWWAKH, translated from the coding sequence ATGAAAAAATATATCTTATCTTTTTTTGCATTAGCAGTACTTTCTGTTTCATGTAATGATTTTGAAGACATTAATAATAATCCTTTCTCTGTTGATATTAATAAAGCAGAACCGGAATATTTCTTAAACAACTCTATTCTTGGAGCACAGCAAGACCCCAATATTGCAGAGCGTGTCTTTGTCCTATATTGGAAAACCGCAGCAAGACAGCATCTCTCAACAGGAATTGCCGGCGGAAGCTATGACGATTCCTGGACTTCGGAATACTGGAAATATATTTCAGAATGGCTGAATAATGCGAATGCAGCAATACAAGTTGCCAATGAGAAAAAAGCACTTGGACAGGGGAAGCCTTATTATGACAACATTATTCAGGTTTCCAGAATCTGGAGAGCCTATTTAATGAGTGAATTTTCTGATAATTTCGGGCCACAGCCAATTCAGGCTTTTCAGGGAACTAATCCTACTTTTAATTCTGAAAAAGAAGTGTATTATTTTATTTTAGACGAATTGAAAGATGCTGTTGATAAAATGGACGTCAATCAAGGTCCTCCTTCAAACTCTAATGCCTATGACATGGTTTATGGTTTTAATTGGAGCAAGTGGGTAAAATATGCGAACTCCTTGAGAATGAGAATTGCCATGAGAATTTCAGAAATAGATCCTGCAAAAGCAAAAATAGAATTTGAAGCTGCAGCCAATTCAAATATGTTTATCAGTAGCAGTACAGAGAATTTTGCAGTGGCGGAAAAACCGGGTTGGGATGCTTTAACAGGGGTAATGTCCAGAGAGTGGAACTCACAGATTTTATCGGGAACTTTAAATAATATGTATATCGGTTTGGGAGGAATTAATTCCACATCCCAATTGCCGGCGTCACAACATGCTGCTGTAAAAGCCAATGATTATTTAGGAATAAAATACGATCAGCAGTTCACAACAATGACGAATGACCCAAGCGCAGGATATTGGCTGGATGGTTTACCAAACAAAATTGACCCGAGAGCCTATAAAACATTTTATATTCCGGGAGATCTTACAAGTCCGATTTATTCTCTTTACCCGACATATACCAATCAGGCCACAACCAATTTCGGTAAGTTGACTTTTGCAGATAATTCACAAATCACAGTAAACGCAGTAAATACCTGGAACGCCTATACAATAGGAAACTGGGGAGTAAAAGGACAAAGAAACGGATTAAGAAATGTTGTCGGTTGTATGCCGGCTCTAGGAAAACAATATAGAGAAAGTACAAATTCCAGAATATTTTTCGCTAGTTGGGAATCTTATTTCCTGATTGCTGAAGCAGCTTTAAAAGGCTGGGCGACACCAATGAGTGATGAAGCGGCTTACAATAAAGGAATTCAGGACAGTTTTACCTATAATAATGTTTCTCAATTCTTTGGGCAATATATTGCTTCTACAGATTATAACAGAGATGGAACCTCAGTGTCGTACAACCATACGACAGAGCCGGGGGCAAGTCATGTGATGCAGTACAAAGATCCTGCTACCAATAATCTTGTTTCAGTGAATATCAATTATCCGGTAAATACGATCTATAAAAATGGGGCTTTTAAAAATGATAAGCTCACAAAAATTATTACCCAAAAATATATTGCCAACACGCCATGGCTTCCATTAGAATCCTGGAGCGATCACAGAAGATTAGGACTTCCATTTTTCGAGAATCCTGCGATTGAGACTCCGCTTGTGAATTTACCGAACCTGAGCTCAGGAAATTATATGACCAATTCAATTAAAAATTTTCCTCAGAGATTAAAATATCCAAGTACATTTAGAAATACGGATCAGACAGGATATGATAAAGCCGTCCAGCTTCTCGGAGGTGAAGACGCCGTTCTTACTCCGCTTTGGTGGGCGAAACATTAA
- the guaB gene encoding IMP dehydrogenase, with protein sequence MSIHNKIVETAITFDDVLLVPSYSEVLPNQVSLKSRLTDKITLNVPIVSAAMDTVTEADLAIALARVGGLGFIHKNMTIAEQAAQVNRVKRSENGMISDPITLSKDHTLAQAKETMAKYKISGLPVVDPDNILIGIITNRDVKYQENLDMKVEEIMTKENLITSDKDTNLEKAKEILLKSRIEKLPIVDKNNKLVGLITIKDIDNQLEYPNANKDQNGRLIVGAGVGVGEDTMDRIAALVQAGVDIVGIDSAHGHSKGVLDKISEIRKAYPDLDIVGGNIVTAEAAEDLIKAGANVLKVGVGPGSICTTRVVAGVGVPQLSAIYNVYEFAKTKNVAVIADGGIKLSGDIVKAIASGAGAVMLGSLLAGTDEAPGEEIIFQGRKFKSYQGMGSLSAMKRGGKERYFQSEAKKFVPEGIEGRVPHKGKLEDVIFQLTGGLRAGMGYCGAKDIEALQNDTKMVMITGSGLKESHPHDVIITQEAPNYSL encoded by the coding sequence ATGTCTATTCATAACAAAATTGTAGAGACAGCCATCACTTTCGATGACGTGCTTCTAGTCCCTTCTTATTCAGAAGTTTTACCTAATCAGGTTTCATTAAAATCAAGACTTACCGATAAAATTACGCTTAATGTTCCGATAGTTTCTGCTGCGATGGACACCGTTACAGAGGCCGATCTGGCAATTGCTTTGGCAAGAGTGGGCGGTTTGGGTTTTATTCATAAGAATATGACGATCGCGGAACAGGCTGCACAGGTAAACCGTGTAAAACGTTCGGAAAACGGAATGATTTCCGACCCTATCACGCTTTCAAAAGATCATACGCTGGCTCAGGCGAAGGAAACAATGGCTAAATATAAGATCTCCGGCCTTCCGGTTGTGGATCCCGATAATATTTTAATCGGTATTATTACCAACAGGGACGTAAAATATCAGGAAAACCTTGATATGAAGGTCGAAGAGATCATGACGAAAGAAAATCTGATCACTTCCGATAAAGATACAAACCTTGAAAAAGCTAAAGAAATTCTTCTTAAAAGCAGAATTGAAAAGCTTCCTATCGTTGACAAAAACAATAAACTAGTTGGTTTAATTACCATTAAAGATATTGACAACCAGTTAGAATATCCGAATGCCAACAAAGATCAGAACGGTCGTTTGATCGTAGGAGCCGGTGTTGGTGTTGGTGAAGACACGATGGACAGGATCGCCGCTTTGGTACAAGCAGGTGTTGATATCGTAGGAATTGATTCTGCACACGGTCACTCTAAAGGAGTTTTAGATAAAATTTCTGAGATCAGAAAGGCATATCCGGATTTGGATATCGTTGGCGGAAATATTGTAACGGCTGAAGCTGCGGAAGATTTAATTAAAGCAGGAGCAAACGTTCTGAAAGTAGGTGTTGGTCCGGGTTCTATCTGTACAACGAGAGTTGTGGCGGGTGTTGGAGTTCCTCAATTGTCTGCTATTTACAACGTTTACGAATTTGCTAAAACTAAGAATGTTGCCGTAATTGCAGATGGTGGCATCAAGCTTTCGGGAGATATTGTAAAAGCAATTGCAAGTGGAGCAGGAGCCGTAATGTTGGGCTCACTTTTAGCCGGAACTGACGAAGCACCGGGTGAAGAAATTATCTTCCAGGGAAGAAAATTCAAGTCATACCAGGGAATGGGAAGCCTTTCTGCAATGAAGAGAGGTGGAAAAGAAAGATATTTCCAGAGTGAAGCTAAGAAATTCGTTCCGGAAGGTATTGAAGGTAGAGTTCCTCACAAAGGTAAACTAGAAGATGTTATTTTCCAATTAACAGGAGGTTTAAGAGCCGGAATGGGATATTGTGGAGCTAAGGATATTGAAGCTTTACAAAACGACACAAAAATGGTAATGATCACAGGAAGCGGATTGAAAGAATCTCACCCTCACGATGTTATCATCACTCAGGAAGCCCCGAATTATTCTTTGTAA
- a CDS encoding DUF4252 domain-containing protein, giving the protein MKKIIIIFALAFSHFYNVYGQKDKLDQLFEKYQEVEGVTSIKIAKPMFGMLSSLDLGDAELDQMKPLLSKINGLKVFIAEKSTDGKSMKGQKLAQINKDISSYLSDLNYSEIMTMNSGGAKIKFLSSEEKNGIMDDLLLSIDSGGDENILVKLDGKLSMDDINKIISSSETKINPITNTRSSLTSDNTSSYLSGESRSVGEFSGIHVSTGVNVVFKQESPTNIKVIADADKLQYIMTKVENGVLKVYVDNKGQKNLKFKNISVNVSSPRMDNIKTSSGSTFTTINSVRENNLTIDASSGSVVKGKFHIANETNVEATSGSDIKIDLNSKNLVFKGSSGSDSSIEGQAGMAKFDISSGAICKGENFRANQVEAESTSGASISVNVVDKLKAKASSGGLIKYKGNPEITSDISKMSGGSLKQIN; this is encoded by the coding sequence ATGAAAAAAATAATAATAATATTCGCCCTTGCTTTTTCCCATTTCTACAATGTGTATGGGCAGAAAGACAAGCTCGACCAGCTTTTTGAAAAATATCAGGAAGTCGAAGGCGTGACCTCCATAAAAATTGCAAAACCAATGTTCGGGATGCTCAGCAGCTTAGATTTGGGAGATGCAGAATTAGACCAGATGAAACCTTTATTATCAAAAATCAACGGTCTGAAAGTTTTTATAGCTGAAAAGTCGACAGATGGCAAATCAATGAAAGGACAGAAATTAGCTCAAATCAATAAAGATATTTCTTCTTACCTGAGTGATTTGAACTACAGTGAAATCATGACTATGAACAGCGGAGGAGCCAAAATAAAATTCCTCTCTTCTGAAGAGAAAAACGGAATCATGGATGATCTGTTGTTAAGCATCGACAGCGGTGGTGACGAAAATATTCTGGTGAAGTTAGACGGAAAACTTTCAATGGATGACATTAATAAAATTATCAGCTCCAGTGAAACTAAAATCAATCCGATTACCAATACCAGAAGCAGTCTGACATCAGACAATACGTCTTCCTATTTAAGTGGTGAATCCAGAAGCGTTGGAGAATTCTCCGGAATTCATGTGAGTACGGGTGTGAATGTTGTTTTCAAACAGGAAAGCCCTACAAACATCAAGGTAATTGCCGATGCCGACAAACTACAATATATCATGACAAAAGTGGAAAACGGTGTTCTGAAAGTTTATGTTGATAACAAAGGACAGAAGAACTTAAAGTTTAAAAACATCAGCGTAAATGTTTCTTCTCCAAGAATGGACAATATCAAAACGTCTTCAGGATCAACTTTTACGACCATCAATTCTGTAAGAGAAAATAATCTTACCATCGACGCGTCATCAGGTTCTGTGGTAAAAGGAAAATTCCATATTGCCAACGAAACTAATGTTGAAGCGACTTCAGGTTCAGATATTAAAATCGATCTTAATTCAAAAAACCTGGTATTCAAAGGTTCTAGCGGATCAGATTCAAGTATTGAAGGGCAGGCCGGAATGGCAAAGTTTGATATCAGCAGCGGCGCGATTTGTAAAGGTGAAAATTTCAGAGCCAATCAGGTAGAGGCAGAATCTACTTCAGGAGCAAGCATTTCTGTGAATGTTGTTGATAAATTAAAAGCAAAAGCTTCTTCTGGAGGTTTGATTAAATATAAAGGAAATCCGGAAATCACTTCTGATATCAGCAAAATGTCCGGCGGATCTTTAAAGCAAATTAACTAA
- a CDS encoding SDR family oxidoreductase gives MNTKTIIITGTSSGIGFVLAEYFGKKGHKVYGLSRKHTESQYFKSIPTDITDNEAVQNAIAEVLKTETRIDVLINNAGMGMVGAVEDSTKEDILRLFNLNLVGAVQMMSAVLPKMRENKFGQIINVSSIGSEMGLPFRGFYSASKSALDKVTEAMRYEVYPWNIHVCSLHLGDIKTNIAENRVRTKVSEPYKNVFDKVYALMNSHVGDGTEPLEVAEYVDVLLTKNKWKAHYYFGKFGQKMGVPLKWILPQGTYENLMKKYNKLA, from the coding sequence ATGAATACAAAAACCATCATCATCACAGGAACTTCCTCCGGAATAGGCTTCGTTTTAGCAGAATATTTCGGGAAAAAAGGCCATAAAGTTTATGGATTGAGCAGAAAACATACAGAAAGTCAATATTTTAAATCTATTCCAACTGATATTACAGATAATGAAGCTGTTCAAAATGCGATTGCAGAAGTCTTGAAAACAGAAACCAGAATTGATGTCCTGATCAACAACGCCGGAATGGGAATGGTGGGCGCTGTGGAAGATTCTACGAAGGAAGATATTTTAAGATTATTTAATCTAAATCTTGTGGGTGCAGTCCAGATGATGAGTGCAGTTTTGCCGAAAATGCGTGAAAATAAATTCGGGCAGATCATCAATGTTTCCAGTATAGGAAGCGAAATGGGATTGCCTTTCCGGGGATTTTATTCAGCCTCAAAATCGGCTTTGGATAAAGTAACTGAGGCGATGAGATATGAAGTTTACCCATGGAATATCCATGTTTGTTCGCTGCATTTGGGGGATATCAAAACCAATATCGCGGAAAACCGAGTAAGAACAAAAGTTTCCGAGCCTTATAAAAATGTTTTCGATAAAGTATATGCTTTGATGAACTCTCATGTTGGAGACGGAACTGAACCTCTGGAAGTTGCAGAATACGTCGATGTACTTTTAACTAAAAATAAGTGGAAAGCTCATTATTATTTTGGTAAATTCGGGCAGAAAATGGGGGTTCCTTTGAAATGGATTCTTCCGCAGGGAACTTATGAGAATTTAATGAAAAAATATAATAAACTGGCTTAG
- a CDS encoding type B 50S ribosomal protein L31 codes for MKNGIHPENYRLVVFKDMSNDEVFLCKSTAETKDTIEYEGQEYPLIKMEISSTSHPFYTGKVKLVDTAGRVDKFMNKYKKFAK; via the coding sequence ATGAAAAACGGAATTCACCCAGAAAATTATAGACTTGTTGTTTTCAAAGATATGAGTAACGACGAGGTGTTTCTTTGCAAGTCTACTGCAGAAACAAAAGACACAATCGAGTACGAAGGACAAGAGTATCCTCTAATCAAAATGGAAATTTCTTCAACTTCTCACCCGTTCTACACAGGTAAAGTAAAATTAGTTGACACTGCAGGTAGAGTTGATAAATTTATGAACAAATACAAAAAATTCGCTAAGTAA